From Asterias rubens chromosome 6, eAstRub1.3, whole genome shotgun sequence, one genomic window encodes:
- the LOC117291868 gene encoding aldehyde dehydrogenase family 16 member A1-like yields MAASSAQAGLTSSITTVSGIFDSMEYGPNPEAANSAQAWLESHKRSLGHFIDNQWVKPTGRATYTTKSPANGEVLATTIQGEDEDVELAVGAASKAYTSWSQLPGHVRARHLYSVARHVQKHQRLISVMESLDNGKPIRETRDADIPLVVRHFYHHAGWAELMDTEMSGWKSVGVVGAIVPWNFPLMLLTWKVCPALAMGNTVVLKPATFTRLSALLFAQICAEAGLPPGVFNVVTGNGAFGSKLAGHPGIDKVAFTGSTEVGQLLRKATAGTGKKLSLELGGKSPFIVFDSADLDAAVEGMVDAIWFNQGEVCSAGSRLLIQETVKDKMLQKLRDRILSLRLGDSLDKSIDVGAVVDPSQRATVERYVEEARAEGAEIIQNVECVPANGCFYPPTIINNVQTSSKVVMEEIFGPVVVILPFRTAKEAVALGNNSNYGLAASVWTENVSLGLEVALSMKAGSVWVNGHNMFDAASGFGGYRQSGYGRDGGKEGLYEYVMPTWAEKARPTPAEVNYKTFGSYVPASVSTAIPSRNEITVDGQNMPRVDRTYKVYYGGAQKRPDGQYSRQILSPAGEVIALVGDGNRKDMRNAVEAAHKAAPGWGKRAAHNRAQIVYYMAENLELRRSEVASDLCRMTGQSMEDALREVDLSVQRLFYWGAYADKYGGSVQETQLYGATVKIHEPIGVIGIACPDVCPLLAFVSLFAPAVIRGNAVVVVPSEKYPTVALDFYQVFDTSDLPGGVVNIITGNRDHLTKTLAEHQDIQSMWYFGSAEGSKFVEWSSATNLKRTWVSYGKDRDWTDKSQGQGEEFLYHVTQVKNIWIPMGDIFAN; encoded by the exons ATGGCGGCTTCCAGTGCGCAAGCTGGCTTGACCTCAAGCATCACAACAGTGTCTGGGATCTTCGATTCCATGGAGTATGGGCCCAACCCTGAAGCAGCTAACTCTGCTCAA gcATGGCTTGAAAGCCACAAGCGAAGTTTGGGTCATTTCATCGACAACCAGTGGGTTAAACCAACTGGCCGTGCCACATACACCACCAAATCGCCTGCCAATGGGGAAGTCCTAGCCACAACAATTCAAGGGGAAGATGAAGACGTTGAACTGGCTGTTGGTGCAGCCTCCAAAGCGTATACGTCATGGAGTCAATTGCCTGGCCATGTTCGAGCAAGACATCTTTACAG TGTCGCCAGACACGTGCAGAAACATCAACGCCTTATTAGCGTCATGGAAAGCCTTGACAACGGCAAGCCAATCAGAGAGACGCGAGATGCTGACATCCCGCTGGTGGTGCGTCATTTCTATCATCATGCAGGATGGGCGGAGCTAATGGACACAGAGATGAGTGGCTGGAAATCCGTTG GTGTGGTGGGCGCCATTGTCCCCTGGAACTTCCCTCTGATGCTGTTGACGTGGAAGGTCTGCCCTGCCCTAGCCATGGGAAACACGGTTGTTCTCAAGCCGGCCACCTTCACCCGTCTGAGTGCGCTCCTGTTTGCGCAGATCTGTGCCGAGGCTGGTCTCCCCCCAGGCGTCTTTAATGTGGTGACGGGGAATGGTGCATTTGGAAGCAAGCTTGCAGGGCATCCTGGGATAGATAAGGTTGCGTTCACTGGCTCCACGGAG GTTGGGCAGCTCCTACGAAAGGCGACTGCAGGAACTGGCAAGAAGCTTTCCCTTGAGCTCGGGGGCAAGTCGCCTTTCATCGTCTTTGACTCGGCGGATCTTGACGCTGCTGTGGAGGGCATGGTGGATGCTATTTGGTTCAATCAAGGGGAG GTGTGCAGTGCTGGTTCTCGTCTGCTCATCCAAGAGACGGTGAAAGATAAGATGCTGCAGAAACTACGGGATCGCATCCTGTCTCTGCGTCTGGGAGACTCTCTGGATAAGTCCATCGATGTCGGAGCAGTGGTCGATCCATCGCAACGAGCGACTGTAGAACGATACGTGGAAGAGGCTAGGGCAGAAGGAGCAGAG ATTATTCAAAATGTGGAGTGTGTTCCAGCGAATGGTTGTTTCTACCCACCAACAATCATCAACAATGTTCAAACCTCTTCAAAAGTCGTCATGGAAGAG ATCTTTGGTCCTGTAGTCGTCATTCTCCCTTTCCGGACAGCCAAAGAGGCGGTGGCATTGGGGAACAATTCAAACTACGGCCTGGCCGCTAGCGTCTGGACAGAGAATGTCAGTCTAGGACTGGAGGTTGCCCTTAGCATGAAGGCAGGGAGTGTGTGGGTCAACGGTCATAACATGTTCGACGCTGCCAGTGGATTCGGTGGTTATCGCCAGAGTGGGTACGGACGAGATGGCGGGAAAGAG gGCCTATATGAGTATGTGATGCCAACGTGGGCTGAAAAGGCACGGCCAACTCCTGCTGAAGTCAACTACAAGACGTTTGGTAGCTACGTTCCGGCTTCAGTTAGCACGGCAATACCCAGTCGAAATGAAATTACTGTTGATGGCCAGAACATGCCCAG AGTGGACCGTACATACAAGGTGTACTACGGCGGCGCGCAGAAACGCCCGGACGGTCAGTATTCTCGCCAGATCCTCAGCCCTGCCGGGGAAGTGATAGCACTGGTAGGAGACGGGAATCGCAAAGACATGAGGAATGCCGTGGAAGCTGCACACAAGGCTGCCCCAGG ATGGGGAAAGCGAGCTGCTCATAACCGAGCCCAGATTGTCTACTACATGGCTGAGAATCTAGAACTTCGACGCAGCGAGGTTGCGAGTGACCTCTGTCGGATGACTGGTCAGAGCATGGAGGACGCTCTGAGAGAAGTTGACTTGTCCGTCCAGAGGCTGTTCTACTGGGGTGCTTATGCTGATAAGTATGGTGGAAGCGTACAg GAAACCCAGCTGTACGGCGCTACAGTCAAGATCCATGAGCCGATCGGAGTGATCGGGATCGCCTGTCCGGATGTTTGCCCTCTGCTGGCGTTCGTTTCCCTCTTTGCTCCCGCTGTTATCAGAGGTAACGCTGTTGTGGTTGTTCCTAGTGAGAAGTACCCCACCGTTGCCTTAGACTTTTATCAG GTGTTTGATACGTCTGACCTGCCTGGCGGTGTGGTGAACATCATCACCGGTAACCGCGATCACCTAACAAAGACTCTAGCAGAACACCAAGACATACAGTCTATGTGGTACTTTGGCTCAGCGGAGGGGTCAAAGTTCGTAGAGTGGTCCTCGGCTACCAACCTGAAGCGTACCTGGGTGAGCTACGGGAAGGACCGTGATTGGACGGACAAGTCGCAGGGACAGGGAGAGGAGTTTCTGTACCACGTGACCCAGGTCAAGAACATCTGGATTCCCATGGGTGACATTTTTGCCAACTAG